A single window of Leishmania infantum JPCM5 genome chromosome 35 DNA harbors:
- a CDS encoding metallo-peptidase, Clan ME, Family M16, with protein sequence MSVSFSTLVQRARPASNHATSAAFREVLSKIPPTNVSTLGNGVRVACEENPLSKLATVGVWMDAGSRYEPIAYAGTARVLEKCGFLGTTNQSREQIAKAVEELGGQLEVSVGREQTYLYMKVTKENTDRAIGLLADVVRNARMEDADIVKARAMVHQDQHLFEERPDDLVMDNLHRCAFDSTPYGVGTPLYGTEEGVKKVTAEQMRNYRASTLAGNRVVVVGSGGVDHTVLEKAAKSYFGDLPRAPEKAATVIPESRYVGGEYRLWNLRYKTVNVAWGFETCGAACEDNVPLALACEIPGSFHRSQHELGQHAMHRVLKTFSSLDHSTPTNTHFNEKSIETANPFLHSYKDVGLCGMYVVGRQAMGGPGDGGVIVEVLQYTIAEWCRIAQKMLHDNELAQAKVNMKAQLLFNMDGSANSAKDIGRQVLHYGRRVPLTEMYDRIDDTTASNVQEVLQHYFYGRKPVYSYLGYISSIPNYDWTQHWSYKYWY encoded by the coding sequence ATGTCGGTTAGCTTTTCCACcctggtgcagcgcgcccGTCCGGCGTCGAACCACGCGACTTCGGCTGCGTTCCGCGAAGTCCTCAGCAAGATCCCGCCCACCAATGTGTCGACGCTCGGCAACGGCGTGCGCGTTGCGTGCGAGGAGAACCCGCTTTCTAAGCTCGCGACCGTCGGCGTGTGGATGGACGCCGGGTCCCGCTACGAGCCGATTGCCTACGCCGGCACGGCCCGCGTGCTGGAGAAGTGCGGCTTCCTTGGCACGACGAACCAGTCACGCGAGCAGATCGCGAAGGCTGTCGAGGAGCTtggcggccagctggaggtgAGCGTGGGCCGTGAGCAGACCTACCTGTACATGAAGGTCACCAAGGAGAACACTGACCGTGCTATCGGTCTGCTGGCTGACGTGGTGCGCAACGCTCGCATGGAGGATGCCGACATCGTGAAGGCACGCGCCATGGTGCACCAGGATCAGCACCTGTTCGAGGAGCGCCCCGACGATCTGGTCATGGACAACTTGCACCGCTGCGCTTTCGACAGCACCCCGTACGGTGTGGGTACTCCGCTCTACGGTACGGAGGAAGGCGTAAAGAAGGTGACGGCCGAGCAGATGCGCAACTACCGCGCCAGCACCCTCGCCGGCAaccgcgtcgtcgttgttggcagcggtggcgtcgaCCACACCGTCCTGGAGAAGGCCGCCAAGAGCTACTTTGGTGACCTCCCCAGGGCTCCTGAGAAGGCCGCCACCGTGATTCCAGAGTCCCGCTACGTCGGTGGTGAGTACCGCCTGTGGAACCTGCGCTACAAAACGGTGAACGTGGCCTGGGGCTTCGAGacctgcggcgccgcgtgtGAGGACAACGTCCCGCTCGCCCTCGCGTGCGAGATTCCGGGCTCCTTCCACCGTTCCCAGCACGAGCTCGGCCAGCACGCCATGCATCGCGTGCTGAAGACCTTCTCCTCGCTCGACCACTCCACCCCGACCAACACTCACTTCAACGAGAAGTCCATCGAGACCGCGAACCCGTTCCTACACAGCTACAAGGACGTCGGCCTGTGCGGCATGTATGTGGTGGGCCGCCAGGCGATGGGTGGCCCGGGCGACGGTGGTGTGAttgtggaggtgctgcagtacACGATCGCCGAGTGGTGCCGTATTGCGCAGAAGATGCTGCACGACAACGAGCTCGCGCAGGCGAAGGTGAACAtgaaggcgcagctgcttttCAACATGGACGGTAGCGCCAACTCCGCCAAGGATATTGGTCGCCAGGTGCTGCACTACGGTCGCCGCGTGCCGCTGACGGAGATGTACGACCGCATCGACGACACCACCGCTAGCAACGTCCAGGAGGTTCTCCAGCACTACTTCTACGGCCGCAAGCCCGTGTACAGCTATCTCGGCTACATCTCGTCCATTCCCAACTACGATTGGACGCAGCACTGGTCGTACAAGTACTGGTATTAG